A region of Paractinoplanes abujensis DNA encodes the following proteins:
- a CDS encoding substrate-binding domain-containing protein encodes MSALSRRRILFGGAAVGAGALLTACTSNEPDNTAQVNTNTDASANPNAAAGEKVVIGFSAPAADHGWIAAITNNAKAQAAAYTDVEFKAVEAGADAAAQRAAISTLVAQKPSVIVMLPHDGKELDSAGLEAMKAGIPVINLDRAFPSQAAFRLQIKGDNYGMGLAAGHYIGDQLKAKNVANPIIGEIPGIDSLELTQERSEGFKVALAEYGFKVANRRPAEFTADSGQAAATALLQALPKMDALWNHDDDQGIGVLAAIKQTNRSEFFMVGGAGSKAAIDQIKADNSVLKATVTYSPSMASSAISLARLIGQGKGMSDLVELQVPKEITLASETITKDNADAYAKLGF; translated from the coding sequence CCTGCACCAGCAACGAACCCGACAACACGGCGCAGGTGAACACCAACACCGACGCGAGCGCCAACCCCAACGCCGCGGCCGGTGAGAAGGTCGTCATCGGGTTCAGCGCCCCGGCCGCCGACCACGGCTGGATCGCCGCGATCACCAACAACGCCAAGGCCCAGGCCGCGGCGTACACCGACGTCGAGTTCAAGGCCGTCGAGGCCGGCGCCGACGCGGCCGCCCAGCGCGCCGCCATCTCGACCCTGGTGGCCCAGAAGCCCAGCGTGATCGTGATGCTGCCGCACGACGGCAAGGAGCTCGACTCGGCCGGCCTCGAGGCCATGAAGGCCGGCATCCCGGTGATCAACCTGGACCGGGCGTTCCCGTCCCAGGCCGCCTTCCGGCTGCAGATCAAGGGCGACAACTACGGCATGGGCCTGGCCGCCGGCCACTACATCGGCGACCAGCTCAAGGCCAAGAACGTGGCCAACCCGATCATCGGCGAGATCCCGGGGATCGACTCGCTGGAGCTGACCCAGGAGCGCAGCGAGGGCTTCAAGGTCGCGCTGGCCGAGTACGGGTTCAAGGTGGCCAACCGCCGCCCGGCCGAGTTCACCGCCGACTCCGGCCAGGCCGCCGCCACCGCGCTGCTGCAGGCGCTGCCCAAGATGGACGCGCTCTGGAACCACGACGACGACCAGGGCATCGGCGTGCTGGCCGCGATCAAGCAGACCAACCGCAGCGAGTTCTTCATGGTCGGCGGGGCCGGCTCGAAGGCCGCGATCGACCAGATCAAGGCCGACAACTCGGTGCTCAAGGCGACCGTTACCTACAGCCCGTCGATGGCGTCCTCGGCCATCTCGCTGGCCCGGCTCATCGGGCAGGGCAAGGGCATGAGCGACCTGGTCGAGCTGCAGGTGCCCAAGGAGATCACCCTCGCCTCCGAGACGATCACCAAGGACAACGCGGACGCGTACGCCAAGCTCGGCTTCTGA